In Bacteroidota bacterium, the DNA window ACTCCGGACATTCCTATTGGGTTTTTCAATTTCTGTGTAGTGTAGCTGTTTAAAGATAGTCCGGTTGCACTTTCTATTACACTATCCAATAATGTATAAGGTCCGTTGTGATATGCCCAGCGTGTTCCTGCATCTGCTTTGTAAACCAAACAACTGTCCAATGTGCAATAATGATCCGGAACACCATCGTCCAGTCCGGTGGTCATGGTGAGTTGATGGCGAATCGTTATTTTATCTTCCTGCGCCTGTGTACATATAGTCCAACCTTGTCCCAGATACTTTGAGGTGGTATCATTAATAGAAAGAAAACCTTCTTGTTGGGCAACACCCACCATAAATGCTGTCAATGACTTGCCTGCTGATGCCCATTGCCAAGGAGTGGATTGCGTATGCGAACCGAAATATTTCTCTAACACAATCTTTCCGTCTTTCAACAGAATAAAGGCTTTGGTGTTATTCGTATCCAAAAAAGCATACAAACTGTCTATATTAGACTGACAATAGCCCAATGATTTGGGAGAAAGTGTGTCCCATGTAGTTCCCACAACAGGAGGAAAATACAAGGATTGAGCATGCACTTGAAATGCCATCATAAAGACGATGATTGAGGCAAAAATTTTATTCATAATTATTGTTTGAATTAAAATATTGATTTGATAGTGGAGTATGTAATACTGCAAATTTATTACTTTTACTTATCGGCATATGAATTTGTAACATCCATTTTTTTTATTTATTTTCGTATCCATATCAAACAATAAAACTTATGCAAGACCACCTTACAACATTTTTCAAAATCACATCCTTGTTGATGCTCTTGTCTATTGATTATTTTGGGGTGACAGCAACTCCTTTTATCACAAAATGGAAACCCGCGGGAACATCATTTGTTATTCCTACATCAGGTGCCGGATATAATTATGACATTTATGTATATGACCCTTCTAACACAATTGTTTCATCAGCAACAAGCGTAACGGGTGGATATACTGCGAGCGGATTGACAGCAGGAACTACGTACCGCGTGGAGATTTTAGGCAGTTTCCCCAGAATGTACTTTAATGATAGTGGCAGCAAATTGGACATCATTGACATTACGCAATGGGGCGATTTTGCATGGAAAAATTTCGCTTATTCTTTCTATGGCTGTTCCAACATGGATATAACTGCCACAGATACCCCCGTATTAACAAATGTAAAATCCTTGTACAGAATGTTCAGAGCATGTACATCCCTCAACGGTTCTTCGGCTAATTGGGATTGGCATACCGTTACCATCAACAACATGAGCGAATTGTTTTATGACGCAACAAATTTTAACAATAAGATTGGAGGCTGGGATGTCAGTAACGTTACTAATATGGCAAGTATGTTCAGAGGGGCAAGCGCATTTAATCAAGATATAAACTACAATTCAGGAACGGGGGCATGGGATGTAAGTAGTGTTACAGATATGTCAAGTATGTTAAGAGGCGCTACAGATTTTAATCAGGACATAAGCGGCTGGAAGACTCATTCAATTGTCGATATGAATTCTATGTTTAGGGATGCTATGAATTTTAATGGTGATATTAGTGCTTGGGATGTAAGTAACGTTACTAATATGACAAGTATGTTCTTTGGGGCAAGCTCGTTCAACATCGATATTAGTAGTTGGAACACAGGAAATGTTCTCGCAATGAATTCTATGTTCAGAAATGCAGGTGTATTTAACAGAAATTTAAATACTTCCGGAAGTGATTGGGATGTAAGCAATGTAACCAATATGTCATACATGTTTTCCGGAGCTGTGGCTTTTAACGGTGATATTAGCAATTGGGATGTGAGCAATGTAACAAACATGTCAAATATGTTTAGTGGTGCCAGTATATTCAATAGAGATATCAGCGGTTGGGTTGTAAGTAATGTTACCTCAATGACTACTATGTTTAATAATGCTAATGCTTTTGACCAAAATTTGGGTAGTTGGGATTTGCAGAATGTTACCACAATGACTGCTATGTTAAATTCCTCTAATGGAGGCGGCTTAAGCTGCAAGAACTTTGGACTCACGCTAAAAGGATGGGCAGCAAATATAACAACGCCAAGCTCCATCACATTGGGTGCCGGCAACCGTTATCTACCCAACACAGTTGACAAGGACTGGCTCATCAATAACAAAGGTTGGACATTCTCCGGAACTGATAGAGGCATTTGCACTCAGACATGGTTAGGTACGAATAGTACAGACTGGGCAGATGGTACAAGTTGGAATCTGGGATTTGTGCCAGGAAACGGAGCTATCATCAATATTGATGCTTCGGCTGCCAATCTACTCAAGTTAGACCAAGATAGAGTTGTAGCCACGCTGAATTTTAACGGGGCTAATCTCAATGTTGTATTAGGAGATTATAATTTGACTGTAACAACCGTAAACGGTGCAGATGCGAATAATTATATTGAGACTAATGGTACCGGACATACGTTCCGTTCTATTGCTAATAATACAACATTTATTTTCCCTGTCGGCAACACATACTACAATCCGGTATCTATTCGTAACAGAACAGGTTCGGCAGACATTTTCTCAACAAGAGTGTTAGATGAAGCGTATGAAAATGGGTTATCAGGAAGTGCCTTGAATGCCGGTAAAACACCGCACGTAAAAGCTACTTGGGATATAAGCAAAGCAAGTCCAAATGGAGGCAGCGGTGTCAATTTCGTCTTTACATGGGACCCTGCTCAGGAAACAGGTCCTTTAGCGACACCAACATTAAATCACTACAATAGTATTATGTCGCTTTGGGAGATAGCCTCAGGCACAAGTAGTGCCGGAGTCAATACCGTAACCCTTACTGGATACACCGGTTCTTTTTCGCCTTTTGCAATCGGGTGGTCAAGTGCTATCCCTTTGCCTGTGGAACTTGCAGCATTTAACGCCATTCCGGACCACAACAAACGTATTGTGAAACTGTCATGGATAACAGCCCAAGAAGTGAATAATGACAGATTTGAAATCCTTCGCAGCACAGACGGACGAAATTGGGAAAACATTGGCACAGTAGCCGGACAAGGAACAAGTTACCAACAAACCTCATACACGTTCATTGACCACAACCCAGCTGATGCAAACTATTACCGCCTTAATCAAATTGATTACAACAGCACAGCAACCCTAAGTGATATCCGTTTTGTACACTTCCAATCAACTTCAGCACACCCAACAACAATATACCCAAATCCTACACAAGGCAAACTTACTATCAATGCCTTACAAGGTGATGAGTATGTGATTACAGACCTCTACGGACGTGTTGTTGCACAAGGCGTTTTGGCTTCCGACATTGTAGAAATCAATCTTGCTGATTTGAACAAAGGAATGTATTTTGTCAAAGTAGGAGAAATAACCCAAAGGATTGTGTTGCACTAAGGCATTAAACGCCTTGTTATTGTTTGCTTGTTTTCTAACTGTTTTATTGTTTGCTCCATTTAACAATGAACGGTGTAAGCACTATGGTTGGCAGTTGTAAACACATAGTAGATTGAATTTGTGACGGAAATATTTAGCCTGTACAACTATCTATACTGTTGTAGCGCCAACGACTTACCGGTCAGTCAATGCATAAGAGCTAAGATTTCCTGTTCCATGCAAATACAAAGTCAAAAATACTACTATAACTAAAAAGTAAATAGTGCTATTGGACACATTTTACATCATCTCATTCAATGTGTTACGAATGATATTCGTAGCTTCATATACTTGTTCCTTCGTAATCACAAGCGGAGGAGCAAAGCGAATGGTGTGTTCATGAGTTTGTTTGGCAAGCAGTCCGTTTTCTTTGAGTTTGAGGCAAACGTGTTTGGCAGTTTTTCCGTCTTCAAAAGGAATAATATCAATAGCATTAAGCAAACCCTTGCCTCTCACCGCGCTCACTCTTGATTTGGGTAGTTTATTAAGTTCTTCACGAAATATTTCTCCCATGTCTCGTGCATTTTCCGCCAATTTTTCTTCCACTATTACTTTGAGAGCTTCCACAGCAATAACAGAAGCAAGCGGATTACCGCCAAAAGTAGAACCATGTTCACCGGGCTTTAAGGTAAGCATAATTTCATCACGGCTCAATACAGCAGAAACAGGCATCATGCCTCCTGACAATGCTTTTCCCAGAACGAGAATATCGGGTTTCACCCCATCATGGTCGCAGCACAACATAGCTCCGGTGCGTCCTATGCCTGACTGTACCTCGTCTGCGATAAAGAGAACATTGTGTTTTTTGCACAATGCTGCTACTTTTTTTATGTAACCTTCATCAGGCACTATAACACCTGCTTCTCCCTGAATAGGTTCTGCCATAAATCCTGCAATATGTTCTTCCTTGATTTTTTGCTCCAACGCATCTATGTCGTTGTAGGGAATCAAATCAAAATTTGGCACAAAAGGACCGAAATCCTTGTAGCTCGAAGGGTCGGTGCTGCTACTGACGGCTGCTATTGAACGTCCCCAAAAATTGCCTTGGGCAAAGATTATTCTTGCTTTGTTAGCGGGAATACCTTTGACAAGATACGCCCATTTGCGACATAGCTTGATTGCGGTTTCGCATGCTTCAACTCCACTATTCATAGGGAGTACACGCTCATAACCCAGCAGATTAGTAATGTATTCTTCAAAAATTCCTAATTTATCATTGTAAAATGCACGCGAGGTAAGTGTTAGTGTTGCCGCCTGTTCCTGCATCACCTTTACAATTCGGGGGTGGCAATGTCCTTGATTAACAGCACTATAAGCACTGAGACAGTCTATGTATTGCTTTCCTTCTACATCTTCCACATACACTCCGCGCCCTTTTGCTAAAACAACCGGGATGGGTTCATAGTTAAAGGCTCCATATTGTTTTTCAAGGTTAATATAGTATTGAGCATCTCTTTGGCTTGACATAATGCTTGCAAAAGTAGGGTTAAAATAAAAATTACGGTACAGTATTGACAACATGAATACATAAGTCGTTGGGCGAACTGTCTTTGTATGGGTGCTTGATTTTTAAATCAATTTCTTTTTACATTTGCCCATCAAATTTTACATAACAATGATAAACAAATACAACGCTTGGGACTCAGGCAAACGTATCATTATCCTGTTCCTGATTGCAATTTCAGTTTCTTCTTGCTATATGAAAAAAAGGGTTTACAATCGCGGATTTCACTTTGAGAGACTGACT includes these proteins:
- a CDS encoding BspA family leucine-rich repeat surface protein yields the protein MQDHLTTFFKITSLLMLLSIDYFGVTATPFITKWKPAGTSFVIPTSGAGYNYDIYVYDPSNTIVSSATSVTGGYTASGLTAGTTYRVEILGSFPRMYFNDSGSKLDIIDITQWGDFAWKNFAYSFYGCSNMDITATDTPVLTNVKSLYRMFRACTSLNGSSANWDWHTVTINNMSELFYDATNFNNKIGGWDVSNVTNMASMFRGASAFNQDINYNSGTGAWDVSSVTDMSSMLRGATDFNQDISGWKTHSIVDMNSMFRDAMNFNGDISAWDVSNVTNMTSMFFGASSFNIDISSWNTGNVLAMNSMFRNAGVFNRNLNTSGSDWDVSNVTNMSYMFSGAVAFNGDISNWDVSNVTNMSNMFSGASIFNRDISGWVVSNVTSMTTMFNNANAFDQNLGSWDLQNVTTMTAMLNSSNGGGLSCKNFGLTLKGWAANITTPSSITLGAGNRYLPNTVDKDWLINNKGWTFSGTDRGICTQTWLGTNSTDWADGTSWNLGFVPGNGAIINIDASAANLLKLDQDRVVATLNFNGANLNVVLGDYNLTVTTVNGADANNYIETNGTGHTFRSIANNTTFIFPVGNTYYNPVSIRNRTGSADIFSTRVLDEAYENGLSGSALNAGKTPHVKATWDISKASPNGGSGVNFVFTWDPAQETGPLATPTLNHYNSIMSLWEIASGTSSAGVNTVTLTGYTGSFSPFAIGWSSAIPLPVELAAFNAIPDHNKRIVKLSWITAQEVNNDRFEILRSTDGRNWENIGTVAGQGTSYQQTSYTFIDHNPADANYYRLNQIDYNSTATLSDIRFVHFQSTSAHPTTIYPNPTQGKLTINALQGDEYVITDLYGRVVAQGVLASDIVEINLADLNKGMYFVKVGEITQRIVLH
- the rocD gene encoding ornithine--oxo-acid transaminase, with the translated sequence MSSQRDAQYYINLEKQYGAFNYEPIPVVLAKGRGVYVEDVEGKQYIDCLSAYSAVNQGHCHPRIVKVMQEQAATLTLTSRAFYNDKLGIFEEYITNLLGYERVLPMNSGVEACETAIKLCRKWAYLVKGIPANKARIIFAQGNFWGRSIAAVSSSTDPSSYKDFGPFVPNFDLIPYNDIDALEQKIKEEHIAGFMAEPIQGEAGVIVPDEGYIKKVAALCKKHNVLFIADEVQSGIGRTGAMLCCDHDGVKPDILVLGKALSGGMMPVSAVLSRDEIMLTLKPGEHGSTFGGNPLASVIAVEALKVIVEEKLAENARDMGEIFREELNKLPKSRVSAVRGKGLLNAIDIIPFEDGKTAKHVCLKLKENGLLAKQTHEHTIRFAPPLVITKEQVYEATNIIRNTLNEMM